The Acinetobacter wuhouensis genome includes the window CAATTCACGATAGTCACACCACAACACATCTTCAGTATGCCCGAGTGTTTCAACAACACGATTATTAATATTAATCGGTTCTTCAGAGACCACTTGAGAAGTGGTTAAAGCGGTAAAACGTTTTGCCATCCACACTTTATTGTCATCACTTAATGGCGATTTAAATAACTGTGCTTGCTTCAAAACACGTAAACGGTAGTCCACACCTGCATCAACATTCAAAATCGCGCAATGGGTTTTCACCATTTCAATGGTTGGAAGAAAACGGTCACGATGGATGCCATTTTTATACAAACCATCTGGTGCAATATTTGATGTCGCCACCAATGTAATGCCACGGTTGAATAACTTTTGGAATAAATCGCTGAGAATCATTGCGTCTGTCACATTCGACACAAAAAACTCATCGAAACAGATCACCACAGCATCTTTATAAATTTGGTCTGCCACAATATCCAACGGATTACGCTGACCTGATAATTTATTCAACTCTTTGTGAACAAACTGCATAAAGTGATGGAAATGCATACGGGTTTTACGACGAAATGGTATCGAATCAAAGAATTGATCCATTAACCATGTTTTACCACGCCCTACACCACCCCACATGTACACGCCTTTTGGTGCTGTTTGACGACGGAAACGACGAAATGCCTTTTTCGATGCTTTATAACGATTAATCAACTCTTGCCAGACACGCTCTAACTCATGCACAGCTTCAGCTTGCGCATCATCTGGTAAAAACTGCCCAGAGGATAAAGTTTTGGCATAACGCTCAGCAGGTGATACAGGAGTAAACGAGGTAGGATTTGAATTGTGATCAGACATATGGTTTTGTTACTTTTAAAGGCTAATGGAAGTATAGCGAATATTCATTTTCG containing:
- the zapE gene encoding cell division protein ZapE — its product is MSDHNSNPTSFTPVSPAERYAKTLSSGQFLPDDAQAEAVHELERVWQELINRYKASKKAFRRFRRQTAPKGVYMWGGVGRGKTWLMDQFFDSIPFRRKTRMHFHHFMQFVHKELNKLSGQRNPLDIVADQIYKDAVVICFDEFFVSNVTDAMILSDLFQKLFNRGITLVATSNIAPDGLYKNGIHRDRFLPTIEMVKTHCAILNVDAGVDYRLRVLKQAQLFKSPLSDDNKVWMAKRFTALTTSQVVSEEPININNRVVETLGHTEDVLWCDYRELCLKPRSPSDFIEIANIYNTVLVSNVPHLTDLLSEGTRRFIYLVDEFYDRGVKLLLTSEDSIIEIYDGEKLAFEIERTRSRLLEMQSDEYLQSEHRLIKGDSELAVE